A section of the Festucalex cinctus isolate MCC-2025b chromosome 7, RoL_Fcin_1.0, whole genome shotgun sequence genome encodes:
- the emg1 gene encoding ribosomal RNA small subunit methyltransferase NEP1 → MAAADGKKRGLEHLDEYEPKPAKHLRSLHDRMAERRLVVVLEGASLETVKVGKTFELLNCDQHKNIIIKTGRNPGDIRPDITHQCLLMLMDSPLNRAGLLQVYIHTEKNALIEINPQTRIPRTFPRFCGLMVQLLHKLSVRASDGPQRLLRMIKNPVSDHLPPGCPRISTSFSAGEAVCPRTVVPEGPAAVVIGAFAHGSVNVDYTEKTVSISNYPLSAALTCAKMCSAFEEVWGVL, encoded by the exons ATGGCGGCCGCCGACGGGAAGAAGCGTGGCCTGGAGCATTTGGACGAATATGAACCAAAACCTGCCAAACATCTCCGCAGCCTGCACGATCGCATGGCGGAGAGGCGACTTGTTGTTGTTCTGGAGGGCGCCTCGCTAGAGACCGTCAAG GTTGGGAAAACGTTTGAGTTGTTGAACTGCGACCAACACAAAAATATCATAATCAAAACTGGAAGGAATCCAGGAGATATAAGACCGGATATCACACATCAG TGTCTTCTCATGCTGATGGACAGTCCACTGAACAGAGCCGGCCTGCTGCAGGTTTACATCCACACTGAGAAGAACGCCTTAATAGAGATCAACCCGCAGACGCGCATCCCAAGAACCTTTCCGCGCTTCTGTGGTCTTATGG TTCAGCTGCTGCACAAGCTGAGCGTGCGAGCGTCCGACGGTCCTCAGAGGCTCCTGAGAATGATAAAAAATCCCGTGTCGGACCACCTGCCCCCCGGCTGCCCGCGCATCTCCACCTCCTTCTCCGCCGGAGAGGCTGTTTGCCCCCGCACCGTCGTGCCCGAGGGGCCGGCCGCCGTGGTGATCGGTGCTTTTGCACATGGATCG GTGAATGTCGACTACACAGAGAAGACGGTGTCCATCAGTAATTACCCGCTGTCCGCCGCACTCACCTGTGCCAAGATGTGTTCGGCTTTTGAGGAAGTTTGGGGTGTCTTGTGA